Proteins from one Salvelinus namaycush isolate Seneca chromosome 34, SaNama_1.0, whole genome shotgun sequence genomic window:
- the LOC120028667 gene encoding protein c-ets-1-B, whose protein sequence is MIMTAAVDMKPTLTIIKSERMDDLECGDVPLLTPGSKEMMSQALKDTFSGFTKEQQRLAIPKDPRQWTESHVGEWLTWTVNEFSLKSVDFHKFCMNGASLCALGKERFLDLAPDFVGDILWEHLEMLQKEDTKHFPVNGLTSTFQESHYTSDYFVSYGIEHAQCVPPSEYSEPGFITESYQTLHPISSEDLLSLKYESEYPNVILRDMPLNPLQGDYFSVKQEVVSPDNMCVGRISRGKLGGQDSFESIESFESCDRLTQSWSSQSSFNSLQRVPSYDNFDSEDYPNALHGHKPKGTFKDYVRERSDLSKDKPVIPAAALAGYTGSGPIQLWQFLLELLTDKSCQSFISWTGDGWEFKLSDPDEVARRWGKRKNKPKMNYEKLSRGLRYYYDKNIIHKTSGKRYVYRFVCDLKSLLGYTPEELHAMLDVKPDVDE, encoded by the exons ATGATCATGACGGCAGCTGTCGATATGAAACCGACGTTAACCATCATAAAGTCTGAAAGAATGGACG ATCTGGAGTGTGGAGACGTGCCCCTGCTCACTCCAGGGAGTAAAGAGATGATGTCGCAGGCTCTGAAGGACACGTTCAGCGGCTTCACAAAGGAACAGCAACGACTGGCTATTCCCAAAG ACCCCAGGCAGTGGACAGAGAGCCACGTGGGAGAGTGGCTGACGTGGACGGTGAACGAGTTCAGCCTGAAGAGTGTGGACTTCCACAAGTTTTGTATGAACGGGGCCAGTCTGTGTGCTTTGGGGAAGGAACGCTTCCTCGATCTAGCTCCTGACTTTGTGGGCGACATTCTCTGGGAACATCTAGAGATGCTTCAGAAAG AAGACACAAAGCATTTCCCTGTCAACGGCCTGACCTCTACCTTCCAGGAATCCCACTATACCTCAGACTACTTTGTCA GCTATGGCATTGAACATGCCCAGTGCGTTCCTCCCTCTGAATACTCCGAGCCGGGCTTCATCACAGAGTCCTACCAGACCCTTCACCCAATCAGCTCAGAGGACCTGCTGTCACTCAAGTACGAGAGTGAATACCCCAACGTCATCCTCCGGGACATGCCCCTCAATCCACTTCAGGGGGACTACTTCTCCGTCAAACAGGAGGTGGTCTCCCCCGACAACATGTGTGTGGGCCGCATCAGCAGAG gtaaGCTGGGAGGACAGGACTCATTTGAGAGCATTGAGAGCTTTGAAAGCTGTGACCGTCTGACCCAGTCCTGGAGCAGCCAGTCTTCCTTCAACAGTCTGCAGCGCGTCCCATCCTACGACAACTTTGACTCCGAGGACTACCCCAATGCCCTACACGGACACAAGCCCAAGGGAACCTTCAAGGACTACGTCAGGGAGCGCTCAGACCTCAGCAAGGACAAACCTGTCATCCCCGCCGCAGCACTCGCAGGATACACAG GCAGTGGCCCCATCCAGCTGTGGCAGTTTCTGCTGGAGCTTCTGACGGACAAATCCTGTCAGTCCTTCATCAGCTGGACGGGAGACGGCTGGGAGTTCAAGCTGTCCGACCCTGACGAG GTGGCTCGGAGGTGGGGGAAGAGGAAAAACAAGCCCAAGATGAACTACGAAAAGCTGAGCCGAGGCCTGCGCTACTACTACGACAAGAACATCATCCACAAGACATCAGGGAAGCGCTACGTCTACCGCTTTGTCTGTGACTTAAAAAGCCTGCTGGGATACACCCCCGAGGAGCTCCACGCCATGCTGGACGTCAAGCCTGATGTGGACGAGTGA